A single window of Acidobacteriota bacterium DNA harbors:
- a CDS encoding aminopeptidase P N-terminal domain-containing protein, which yields MSLLLLITGLSALLCAQPVFNEIFPPAEFAARRAKLLAQIGDGVAILQGTTERPGEQPLRQSNQFFYLCGVIEPRALLVLDGKTKRSTLYLSGGIERRERMFGSALKPGELAAKATGLDAVLAREEFTQDVAVFVREGRTLYTPFRAEVLGNASSSDAVAHDKATQDDPWDGRPAREEVFIQKLKALGPQVNVQNLDPLLDALRAFKSQREIALIREATRITGLAIMEAMREARPGLYEYELQAPAEYVFKKFGSQGAAYFALIATGQNTLYSHYHFNTSRLQDGDLVQFDYAPDYKYYVSDVTRVFPANGKFTPRQREFYTIYLRLYQALLTSIKVHAAPRDIIKEAVVKMDAIMTAFKFTDPKIKDAATRFVERFRTNRGNSLGHTIGLEVHDVRLPTETLEPGQLFTIEPAMTIPDEHLGLRLEDVILMTETGYENMSAFVPVEIAAIEKLMTEPGMSLRDVKPKP from the coding sequence CATCACCGGCTTGAGCGCCCTGTTGTGCGCCCAACCGGTCTTCAATGAAATCTTCCCGCCCGCAGAGTTTGCGGCCCGCCGTGCCAAGCTGCTGGCGCAAATCGGCGATGGCGTCGCCATTTTGCAAGGCACGACCGAACGGCCTGGCGAGCAGCCGTTGCGGCAGAGCAACCAGTTCTTTTATCTCTGTGGTGTGATCGAGCCGCGCGCCTTGCTGGTGCTGGATGGCAAGACCAAACGTTCGACGCTCTATCTTTCAGGCGGCATCGAACGGCGCGAACGCATGTTCGGCTCAGCCCTCAAGCCGGGCGAACTTGCTGCCAAAGCGACGGGCTTAGACGCCGTACTAGCGCGTGAAGAATTCACCCAAGACGTCGCGGTTTTTGTTCGCGAAGGGCGGACGCTTTACACGCCGTTTCGCGCTGAAGTGTTGGGCAACGCCTCATCCAGCGATGCCGTCGCGCACGACAAAGCCACCCAAGACGACCCCTGGGATGGCCGCCCAGCGCGCGAAGAAGTTTTCATCCAGAAGCTCAAAGCGCTTGGCCCGCAAGTCAACGTGCAAAATCTCGATCCGCTGCTCGATGCCCTGCGCGCCTTCAAGAGCCAGCGCGAAATCGCCCTCATCCGCGAAGCCACGCGCATTACCGGCCTCGCGATCATGGAAGCCATGCGCGAAGCCCGGCCCGGTCTTTACGAATACGAATTGCAAGCGCCCGCCGAATACGTCTTCAAAAAATTCGGTTCACAGGGCGCGGCCTATTTTGCGTTGATTGCGACGGGGCAGAACACGCTGTATTCGCACTATCATTTCAACACTTCACGTTTGCAGGATGGCGACCTGGTGCAATTCGATTACGCGCCCGATTACAAATACTACGTCTCGGATGTGACGCGCGTCTTTCCGGCGAATGGCAAATTCACCCCGCGTCAGCGCGAGTTTTATACGATCTATCTGCGGCTCTATCAGGCGCTGCTGACTTCGATCAAGGTACACGCCGCGCCGCGCGACATCATCAAAGAGGCCGTCGTGAAGATGGACGCCATCATGACGGCCTTCAAATTCACCGACCCCAAGATCAAAGACGCCGCCACGCGTTTTGTCGAACGTTTCCGCACCAACCGTGGTAACAGCCTGGGCCACACCATCGGCCTCGAAGTCCACGACGTGCGCTTACCGACCGAAACACTGGAACCGGGGCAGCTTTTCACCATCGAACCGGCGATGACGATTCCCGATGAGCATCTCGGCCTGCGGTTGGAAGACGTGATTCTGATGACCGAGACCGGCTATGAAAACATGTCGGCCTTTGTGCCGGTCGAAATCGCCGCGATTGAAAAGCTGATGACCGAGCCGGGCATGAGTTTGCGCGATGTGAAACCCAAGCCGTAA